One region of Sebastes fasciatus isolate fSebFas1 chromosome 1, fSebFas1.pri, whole genome shotgun sequence genomic DNA includes:
- the LOC141767790 gene encoding msx2-interacting protein isoform X1: MVRETRHLWVGNLPEHVREEKIVEHFKRYGRVESVKVLRKRGSEGGVAAFVDFVDIKSAQKAHNAVNKMGDRDLRTDYNEPGSVPSAVRGLEESSPSSSRDVTGFSRGTVGPVFGPPVSLHTREGRYERRIDGTSESRERAYDHSPYGHHERSGTFDRPRHYNAEYYRDRSMFAAAGPGSSAIAGSFEASDPHFDSRIRDPFTLTTNSSRRDLYRDDRGRRVDRTYHHRRSRSSHSSQSRHPSPQRTTGQTPKTPHSPKRAPLSPGRGPRSRSRSRSSSSDSVSSTSSTGSGSDSNSSSSDGSRARSVQSSATHAPTQSSMGLDSDEPRRSFGIKVQNLPVRSTDTSLKDGLFHEFKKHGKVTSVQIHGASEDRYGLVFFRQQEDQEKALTVSKGKLFFGMLIEVTAWNGPETESENEFRPLDGRIDEFHPKATRTLFIGNLEKTTSYQQLLDIFQRFGEIVDIDIKKVNGVPQYAFVQYSDIASVCKAIKKMDGEYLGSNRLKLGFGKSMPTTCVWLDGLATSVTEQYLTRHFCRYGHVVKVVFDRLKGMALILYNNTDFAQAAVRETKGWKIGGNKIKVDFASQESQMAFYRSMQTSGQDIRDFYEIPTERREERRPPYHEFTAERAYYENIRTPGIYPEEARRDYAARSRERFPELEHYQGEHFDPRYEDPRDYRDYRDPFEQDIRKYTYIQRERERERERFEADRSRWSPSHPRRPVTPTVSPSPSERAPRDSERRVYSQSSERSGSVSSMSPPHFDKSEKTLLEVASKSDKSDKSSQPDRVAGAEKTKRAKRKEKGDKDKAEKIKSRKAKGQSPSNPLPETELETGFDGGSGRGKGSDQDAHDRQKCKGDVESLTGSQLATAHHDSVKSERSEMSKAENSDLDGKNRLKKHLKPDIGNDGKDSSADSDRRAARKRRFADSGGRTIRQKRSRHEEEDAIPSSDFGASATYLKESDPDKNKDSQRRDSRLKTDKSGTQKDGQEDLRGQREKSEGSLDPLESKRHPGHTSSRRFSHEGITDQSSIREQEHHAVFKFGAQNADTDKSVKNKEDHVDIDLSQSYRKQMEQNRRLHQQQQQRESDKSDKPGSPQGSETEDLEHRSLVHEVGKPPEDVTDNFPSHKLKKLDQFETDPGIKRERVYRSFRQKSEDPDWNNISSPGHQHYPHHADEDFVDPSQKELSRNEEKIHPDLELLVKRTQHTQVNKPNTPLLTVEEERQKRWESRVKQDLLPDLNFPRSLSKNIHNRKRLEYGVWHDLEPGEVRSDSEEDRETKPHSPMPSTSMPFSERPRVDRFSDPKLAQLERNKFYSFALDQTITPDTKALLERAKSLSSSREDNWSFLDYDSHFAGLRNIKESEKVESAPRPTPSWYMKKKKIRSGSEDKLDDRKEEPKLEEPERSELFASRFLHSPVFELDSRRLQHLRKHEEPEHTQNQQPGQQGSVDGELDTGPVVLFHSRFLELTRLQQQKNKAPQLQEAKVDAVLTDENKVEKAPVQEQQALLSPETTESIMEPEIKPISPAEELISEPRLISTIAHLSVVKDFPPPEEKCVAINLAPDPYTPLSVIKEEVKEKLKENEPVVPMHHPLTEVSSDSEPATIAAPEPSYSVDGCKPSPSEVKLEIITEDVKPLSTEIPCRRDSRDEFVSISEAELEPETTQPEVPEAPSPVPPSFLEEEKETHSVWKAVAEPEGEKKPQISKVQMPIDNDINEEPVSPQKEHKIKNKKCKQSPAQVAQVAPVPVTSTSGSEKQATRKSERIDKEKLKRGSSPRAESKSTGKSPIHGSETDMSEPGISAGRARRRNVKSVYATPVYATPVEDDAPVRSGKEITESPRSARKRGTDKDATQQQNIEQDPPAPTPANKRGRPPKNRRQGDESSTVKVEKSKMDNKDTDSNESEGGERIPRVAKGKTSPHGTKGSLNPMFTVLGSGSTRKGEKTDVAEDDDQEMDFTDEDSLALQESSSSCKEDPSIKADQKKEEKDKQGRELGRDKDVFHEKACEEKSNGKDADSPVLEEKPTLEKDRSVRGKTKLTRTPKSPVLKNLKIRLNVTEVKDLLQLGDDELGNQEDSSKKLRPGDHSDHVSKCADANKGDSNNEEKENDTLEKKELLESPKSLISQALELEQAVENIAKLTDPTFPTEPPTPPVPQTEVKSDPEEEKSSNPASETELMAAIDSITAEAGTVTLTQAPPPSADVGPEPEIQDLIPPAKEDEPETNTPAIQEEPVFPTTPKKGTKGRPKTPKRSKGQKQVRKDLKEGPSISEELTTPLADSPPSGVKTVPATTPSAATPSATTPSAATPSAATPSATTPSAATPSAATPSAATAAVITPTTWKPEPEPLTVKATDVNAEAESSSEEQIQHLKSVNPQSKSQICPKPQHVPPESISPSLSPPTNRPNIRPIQTSRIPVSPPDWHHQSKDTGVSSSPLMPLASKENQPLPSDSDNMDTDHGTSDLRQILMKHKNISLPGSSSIPSNLPTLRDQNLSESNTPSAVVPNKSPLPSSGMAAHPAPSIIRPPASLPSTETKSVISVIASTATSVISRVCNPPEPEDKVSMNIGNSCVDMTLPKTTYRPSKDDTGSYHGPSGDGGGSAARFIVESPTLGTGACPGLRVHTSEGVVVLSHSGQKTEGPQRISAKISQIPQASAGDMESQQLVSMPQIKQEMYGHSHLGLQKGPSLQTDHGHPGKTQSTLSSIKQESTGLEKMESTYQSGPQGVVKRLTQGNQQVMSYHQEYMPIKHQKKMDSADPHSTDGAKPPWTSAISPAISPHLPSPPGNHVGFVTAAGDRAPSHISGIKQEPRSPRKSGHPHSPFTKVSSPVGSSSPKGIPVMLSTGLPAMQQFITGVHHQEQSVIMPTHSVPGGLGRMSPHRVTQSIPVGHLVQGDVRVNTPPLSVMSYGMHSEPLASPWSGQMQSRPTSPQAVGRDKVLKVNPGSLRGHEGEQEETRRFHQTPGRQSTAQLKQEAMQSDPRGPLRSNVQLETYMAQRDMRVLLHQQGERLATDPHSGHIQETLPSSSAPPSLPLSLSPRAHVLPKGVSEKDITKPLEAKRPHSPLPKDGMMGIRQSGQAMASPQRVQLMPPGPSGSFQEYSGMYSNPRGIHSQIPEVSPVGLNQPPLNVTPTMGADLQTKPDGKMTQPVNMVQLLTKYPIVWQGLLALKNDTAAVQLHFVCGNKALAHRSLPLQEGGALLRIVQRMRLEASQLESVARRMTGDTDFCLLLALPCGRDQDDVLNQTQALKAAFIQYLQAKLAAGIINIPNPGSNQPAYVLQIFPPCEFSESHLSQLAPDLLNRISSISPHLMIVITSV, from the exons GTATGGACGTGTGGAAAGTGTTAAAGTTCTGCGGAAGCGAGGGTCAGAGGGTGGCGTTGCAGCCTTTGTGGATTTTGTGGATATCAAAAGTGCGCAGAAGGCTCACAATGCAGTCAACAAGATGGGAGACAGGGACCTTCGGACTGACTACAATGAACCTGGGTCAGTCCCTAGTGCTGTCCGGGGCCTTGAAGAAAGCTCCCCCTCGAGCAGTCGAGACGTTACAGGATTCTCTAGGGGAACAGTTGGTCCAGTGTTTGGCCCACCTGTGTCCCTTCACACCAGAGAGGGACGTTATGAACGGAGAATAGATGG TACCTCAGAAAGCCGTGAACGTGCATATGATCACAGCCCATATGGACACCATGAGCGCAGTGGCACTTTCGACAGACCGCGTCACTACAACGCCGAGTATTACCGAGATCGTTCcatgtttgctgctgctggccCAGGGAGCAGTGCTATCGCGGGGAGCTTTGAGGCATCAGACCCACATTTTGACTCTAGAATTCGAGACCCCTTTACCCTTACTACTAATTCTTCACGACGTGACCTATACAGAGATGACAGAGGACGACGGGTTGACAGAACCTACCATCACCGTCGGAGCCGATCATCTCATTCCTCACAGTCAAGGCATCCTTCTCCACAACGGACCACGGGACAAACCCCCAAAACTCCTCATTCCCCCAAAAGAGCTCCTTTGTCCCCTGGGAGAGGTCCCCGATCTCGATCTCGCAGCAGATCTTCCAGCTCTGATTCTgtcagcagcaccagcagcacggGCAGCGGCAG CGATTCAAACAGCAGCTCAAGTGATGGATCTCGGGCGCGCTCCGTTCAGTCGTCAGCCACACACGCGCCTACTCAGTCTTCTATGGGGCTCGACTCAGATGAGCCACGCAGAAGCTTTGGAATTAAAGTGCAAAATCTACCAGTGCGCTCCACAG ACACAAGTTTAAAAGATGGACTTTTCCATGAATTCAAGAAACATGGGAAGGTGACCTCAGTGCAGATCCACGGAGCATCAGAAGACCGCTATGGTTTGGTGTTCTTCAGACAGCAAGAGGATCAAGAGAAAGCCCTTACTGTCTCCAAAGGAAAGCTGTTCTTTGGCATGCTTATTGAAGTCACGGCCTGGAATGGTCCTG AAACGGAGAGTGAAAATGAGTTCAGGCCCTTGGACGGGCGGATAGATGAGTTCCACCCAAAGGCCACAAGGACACTGTTTATAGGCAACCTTGAGAAAACCACCAGTTATCAACAACTCCTGGACATTTTTCAACGCTTTGGAGAAATTGTG GACATTGACATCAAGAAAGTAAATGGAGTTCCACAGTATGCCTTTGTGCAATATTCTGATATTGCCAGTGTCTGCAAGGCCATTAAGAAGATGGATGGAGAGTACCTGGGGAGCAACAGACTAAAG CTTGGGTTTGGGAAGAGTATGCCCACAACGTGTGTTTGGCTTGATGGGTTGGCAACCAGTGTTACAGAGCAATACCTCACACGGCATTTCTGCCGCTATGGACATGTAGTTAAG GTTGTCTTTGATAGATTGAAAGGGATGGCCCTCATCTTGTACAACAACACAGATTTTGCTCAGGCAGCTGTAAGGGAGACCAAAGGTTGGAAGATTGGTGGcaataaaataaag GTggattttgcaagtcaagagaGTCAGATGGCATTCTACCGATCTATGCAGACATCTGGTCAAGACATTAGAGACTTCTATGAAATTCCTACTGAACGACG AGAGGAACGCAGACCTCCATACCATGAATTTACAGCAGAAAGGGCTTACTATGAGAATATACGAACCCCTGGCATCTATCCAGAGGAAGCTCGAAGAGACTATGCTGCTCGAAGCAGAGAGCGTTTTCCTGAACTGGAACACTATCAGGGGGAACACTTTGACCCACGTTATGAAGACCCAAGAGACTACAGGGACTACAGAGACCCCTTTGAGCAAGACATCCGAAAATACACATATATTCAaagagagcgagaaagagagcGGGAACGTTTTGAGGCTGACCGCAGCAGGTGGAGCCCTTCCCATCCAAGACGACCTGTTACTCCTACAGTATCGCCTTCACCATCTGAGCGTGCTCCCAGAGATTCAGAACGGCGGGTTTACAGCCAGTCCTCTGAGCGAAGTGGTAGTGTGAGCTCAATGTCACCACCACACTTTGACAAATCTGAAAAGACCCTGCTGGAAGTTGCCTCAAAGAGTGACAAGAGTGACAAAAGCAGCCAACCAGATCGTGTGGCAGGTGCTGAGAAAACCAAACGTGCAAAACGAAAAGAGAAAGGTGATAAAGACAAAGCTGAGAAGATTAAATCAAGGAAAGCAAAGGGGCAATCCCCATCCAACCCACTACCTGAAACAGAGCTTGAGACTGGTTTTGATGGAGGGTCTGGAAGAGGAAAGGGATCAGACCAGGACGCTCATGATAGGCAAAAATGTAAGGGGGATGTTGAATCTCTTACTGGAAGTCAGTTGGCAACTGCTCATCATGACTCTGTAAAAAGTGAAAGGTCTGAAATGAGTAAAGCTGAGAATTCAGACTTGGATGGAAAGAATCGACTCAAGAAACATCTAAAGCCTGATATTGGAAATGATGGGAAAGATTCATCAGCAGACTCAGATCGCCGTGCTGCAAGAAAAAGGCGCTTTGCTGATTCAGGTGGCAGGACTATTCGTCAGAAAAGAAGCAggcatgaggaggaggacgcTATTCCATCCTCTGACTTTGGCGCTAGTGCCACATATTTGAAGGAGTCGGAtccagacaaaaacaaagattcaCAACGGAGAGATTCAAGACTCAAAACCGATAAAAGTGGCACTCAGAAGGATGGTCAAGAGGACCTTAGAGGACAAAGGGAGAAGTCGGAGGGATCTTTGGACCCACTAGAGTCAAAACGACATCCAGGGCACACTTCATCCAGGAGGTTTTCACATGAGGGGATTACAGACCAAAGCAGTATACGAGAACAAGAACACCATGCTGTTTTCAAATTTGGTGCTCAGAATGCCGACACTGACAAAAGTGTAAAGAACAAGGAAGACCATGTTGACATTGACCTCTCTCAGAGTTACCGCAAGCAAATGGAGCAAAATAGACGGTTGcaccagcagcaacaacagcgcGAGTCTGACAAATCTGACAAACCAGGAAGTCCTCAAGGAAGTGAAACAGAGGACTTGGAACATCGCAGTCTTGTGCATGAAGTTGGTAAACCTCCTGAGGATGTCACAGATAATTTCCCGTCACACAAGCTAAAGAAACTAGACCAATTTGAAACTGATCCGGGAATTAAGAGGGAGCGTGTCTACAGGAGCTTTAGACAGAAAAGTGAAGATCCTGACTGGAACAACATCTCCTCTCCAGGACATCAGCACTACCCTCACCATGCAGATGAGGACTTTGTGGACCCTTCTCAGAAGGAGTTGAGTAGAAATGAGGAAAAGATTCACCCAGATCTGGAGTTATTAGTCAAAaggacacaacacacacaggtaaacaaGCCAAACACGCCTTTACTTACTGTGGAAGAAGAGCGACAAAAGAGATGGGAGAGCAGAGTAAAACAAGACTTGTTACCTGACCTGAACTTTCCTAGGAGTCTAAGTAAAAACATTCACAATCGCAAGCGTTTGGAATATGGTGTTTGGCATGACTTGGAGCCTGGGGAAGTACGATCCGACtctgaggaggacagagagaccaAACCACACTCTCCCATGCCCTCCACATCTATGCCTTTTTCCGAGAGGCCAAGGGTTGACAGGTTTTCAGACCCCAAACTAGCACAGCTTGAAAGGAACAAATTCTACTCCTTTGCACTTGATCAAACCATCACGCCTGACACAAAGGCTCTGCTTGAACGTGCAAAATCTCTCTCATCTTCAAGAGAAGATAACTGGTCATTTTTGGATTATGATTCTCACTTTGCAGGTTTACGCAACATCAAGGAGTCTGAGAAGGTAGAATCAGCACCACGACCTACGCCCTCCTGgtacatgaaaaagaaaaagattcgAAGTGGATCTGAAGATAAACTTGATGACAGGAAGGAGGAGCCTAAGCTGGAGGAACCGGAACGCAGTGAGCTATTTGCCTCCCGCTTCCTTCACAGCCCTGTCTTTGAGCTGGACTCTAGGCGACTACAACACTTACGCAAACATGAAGAACCTGAGCATACACAAAACCAACAACCTGGTCAGCAAGGGTCAGTAGATGGTGAACTTGACACAGGGCCAGTTGTCCTTTTCCACAGTCGTTTTTTGGAACTCACACGACTGCAACAACAGAAGAATAAAGCCCCTCAGCTGCAAGAGGCAAAAGTTGACGCAGTGCTCACGGATGAGAATAAAGTGGAAAAAGCACCTGTTCAAGAGCAACAAGCTTTGCTGTCACCTGAAACAACAGAATCTATCATGGAGCCAGAAATTAAACCCATCAGTCCTGCTGAAGAGCTGATTTCTGAACCCCGACTCATATCTACTATCGCCCATCTATCTGTGGTCAAGGACTTCCCTCCACCAGAAGAGAAATGTGTTGCAATAAATCTAGCCCCTGATCCATATACCCCTCTGTCTGTCATAAAGGAAGAAGTAAAAgaaaagttaaaagaaaatgaaCCTGTTGTACCCATGCACCACCCATTAACTGAGGTGTCATCTGATTCTGAACCTGCAACAATAGCAGCACCCGAACCCAGTTATTCAGTGGATGGATGTAAACCTTCTCCATCTGAAGTGAAATTGGAAATTATTACTGAGGATGTAAAACCCCTCTCTACAGAAATACCATGCCGTCGTGATTCTCGTGATGAGTTTGTTAGCATTTCAGAAGCAGAGCTGGAACCTGAGACAACACAACCAGAAGTGCCTGAGGCCCCTAGTCCTGTACCACCTAGTTTTctagaggaagaaaaagagaccCATTCTGTTTGGAAAGCAGTAGCAGAGCCTGAGGGAGAGAAGAAACCTCAAATTAGTAAAGTACAGATGCCCATTGATAATGACATAAATGAGGAGCCAGTCTCTCCTCAGAAAgagcataaaataaaaaataagaagtGCAAACAATCCCCTGCTCAAGTTGCTCAAGTTGCTCCAGTTCCCGTCACATCTACCTCTGGTTCTGAGAAACAAGCAACACGCAAGAGTGAGCGCATTGACAAAGAGAAGCTGAAACGTGGATCATCCCCAAGAGCTGAATCAAAGTCCACAGGCAAATCTCCTATTCACGGATCAGAAACTGATATGTCAGAGCCGGGCATATCGGCAGGAAGAGCAAGACGAAGAAATGTTAAATCTGTGTATGCCACTCCTGTGTATGCCACTCCAGTTGAAGATGATGCGCCAGTTCGTTCTGGAAAGGAAATTACAGAGTCACCGCGCTCTGCACGAAAGCGAGGTACAGACAAAgatgcaacacaacaacaaaatatcGAACAAGATCCACCTGCTCCAACCCCTGCAAATAAACGGGGCCGTCCTCCCAAGAATCGCAGACAAGGCGACGAGAGTTCAACAGTTAAAGTAGAAAAATCAAAAATGGACAACAAAGACACAGATTCAAATGAATCAGAAGGAGGGGAACGAATTCCAAGAGTGGCAAAAGGTAAAACCTCCCCTCATGGCACAAAGGGTTCATTAAATCCAATGTTCACAGTCCTAGGATCTGGATCAACAAGGAAGGGGGAAAAGACTGATGTGGCTGAGGATGATGATCAGGAAATGGATTTCACAGATGAAGATTCTCTGGCTTTGCAAGAGTCATCAAGTTCATGTAAAGAAGATCCATCAATAAAAGCTGACcaaaagaaagaggagaaagacaAACAAGGAAGAGAATTGGGCAGAGATAAAGATGTTTTCCATGAAAAGGCTTGTGAAGAAAAATCAAATGGAAAAGATGCAGATTCCCCAGTCTTAGAAGAGAAACCCACCTTGGAAAAAGACAGGAGTGTTAGAGGAAAAACCAAGCTGACAAGGACTCCCAAGTCTCCTGTTCTCAAGAACCTCAAAATCAGACTAAATGTGACAGAGGTGAAAGATCTTCTTCAGTTAGGAGATGATGAACTTGGGAATCAAGAGGATTCTTCAAAAAAGTTAAGACCTGGCGACCACAGTGATCATGTTTCAAAGTGTGCTGATGCCAACAAAGGAGACTCCAACAATGAAGAAAAGGAAAATGACACTTTGGAAAAAAAGGAGCTCCTGGAATCACCAAAAAGCTTAATTTCACAGGCGCTGGAATTGGAGCAGGCTGTGGAGAACATTGCTAAACTTACAGATCCAACTTTTCCAACAGAACCACCGACGCCGCCTGTCCCGCAAACAGAAGTAAAAAGTGacccagaagaagaaaaatcttCTAATCCTGCTAGTGAGACAGAACTCATGGCTGCTATTGACTCGATAACTGCAGAAGCTGGAACTGTAACCTTAACCCAAGCACCTCCACCGAGTGCTGATGTAGGTCCCGAACCTGAGATACAAGACTTGATTCCGCCTGCCAAGGAAGATGAACCTGAAACAAATACACCTGCTATACAGGAAGAACCTGTGTTCCCTACCACACCCAAAAAGGGCACCAAGGGAAGACCTAAAACACCAAAACGTTCTAAAGGCCAAAAGCAAGTAAGAAAAGATTTAAAAGAAGGACCCTCAATAAGTGAGGAATTGACAACTCCTTTAGCAGATAGCCCACCTTCCGGTGTAAAGACTGTTCCTGCAACAACTCCATCAGCAGCAACTCCATCAGCAACAACTCCATCAGCAGCAACTCCATCAGCAGCAACTCCATCAGCAACAACTCCATCAGCAGCAACTCCATCAGCAGCAActccatcagcagcaactgCTGCGGTTATTACTCCTACTACGTGGAAGCCAGAACCTGAGCCTTTAACTGTCAAGGCTACAGATGTAAACGCAGAGGCAGAGTCATCTTCTGAGGAACAGATTCAACATCTTAAATCTGTTAACCCCCAGTCTAAGAGTCAAATATGCCCGAAGCCTCAACACGTGCCACCTGAGTCCATCTCCCCTTCCCTTTCTCCACCAACTAACAGGCCAAATATCAGACCCATTCAAACAAGTAGAATTCCTGTTTCTCCACCAGATTGGCACCACCAGTCTAAAGATACAGGagtctcctcttcacctctcaTGCCGTTGGCATCCAAGGAAAACCAGCCTTTACCCTCAGACTCTGACAACATGGATACTGATCATGGCACAAGTGACTTGAGACAGATTCTTatgaaacacaaaaatatttcaTTGCCAGGAAGTAGTTCTATTCCGAGTAATCTACCCACTCTGCGAGATCAGAACCTCTCTGAAAGTAATACCCCATCAGCTGTTGTGCCAAATAAGTCACCGCTACCCAGTAGTGGAATGGCAGCTCATCCAGCTCCATCTATCATTCGACCTCCAGCCTCACTACCATCTACTGAGACAAAGTCTGTGATCTCTGTTATTGCATCCACTGCAACCTCTGTTATCAGTCGTGTTTGCAACCCTCCTGAGCCCGAGGACAAAGTAAGCATGAACATTGGAAATTCCTGTGTGGACATGACTCTACCCAAAACAACCTATAGGCCCAGCAAAGATGATACTGGATCATACCATGGGCCATCTGGCGATGGCGGGGGAAGTGCTGCGCGCTTCATTGTTGAGAGCCCTACTCTTGGTACAGGAGCTTGTCCAGGTCTGAGAGTTCATACATCTGAAGGAGTGGTAGTATTGAGCCACTCGGGCCAGAAAACGGAGGGACCACAGCGGATTAgtgcaaaaataagtcagatCCCACAAGCATCAGCAGGTGACATGGAATCTCAACAGTTGGTATCCATGCCCCAGATAAAACAGGAAATGTATGGTCATTCTCATTTAGGTCTTCAAAAAGGGCCTTCATTGCAGACAGATCATGGGCATCCTGGTAAGACGCAGTCAACTTTGTCTTCTATTAAACAAGAAAGCACTGGTTTGGAAAAGATGGAATCTACTTACCAATCTGGACCTCAAGGTGTAGTGAAGCGTCTCACACAGGGTAACCAGCAAGTCATGAGTTACCATCAAGAGTACATGCcaataaaacatcaaaagaaaATGGACAGTGCTGATCCTCACAGTACAGATGGAGCTAAACCACCTTGGACCTCCGCTATAAGTCCTGCAATAAGCCCCCATTTGCCCTCACCACCTGGCAACCATGTAGGTTTTGTTACAGCGGCTGGTGACAGAGCTCCCTCCCATATCAGTGGTATCAAACAGGAACCGCGATCCCCTCGCAAGTCGGGTCATCCACACTCTCCATTTACCAAGGTGTCCTCGCCCGTAGGCTCCTCGTCACCCAAGGGCATACCAGTGATGTTATCCACTGGCCTTCCTGCCATGCAACAGTTTATTACTGGTGTACATCACCAAGAGCAGTCGGTTATCATGCCAACTCACAGTGTGCCTGGAGGCTTGGGACGGATGTCTCCCCACCGTGTTACCCAGTCAATTCCAGTGGGGCATCTTGTCCAAGGAGACGTTCGGGTCAATACTCCACCTCTCTCTGTGATGAGCTATGGGATGCATAGTGAGCCTCTTGCCTCTCCCTGGTCGGGTCAGATGCAGTCACGGCCCACCTCACCCCAGGCTGTTGGCAGAGACAAGGTTCTCAAGGTGAACCCCGGTTCTTTGAGGGGTCATGAGGGGGAGCAAGAAGAAACCAGACGCTTCCACCAGACTCCAGGAAGACAATCTACTGCACAGTTAAAACAGGAGGCTATGCAGTCAGATCCTCGCGGGCCTCTGCGGAGTAATGTCCAGTTAGAAACTTACATGGCACAAAGAGACATGCGTGTGCTCTTGCACCAGCAGGGAGAGCGTTTGGCCACAGACCCTCATTCTGGACACATTCAAGAGACTCTTCCCTCCTCTTCAGCGCCTCCCAGCCTACCATTATCCTTGTCTCCAAGAGCACATGTTTTGCCAAAAGGTGTGTCTGAGAAGGATATAACAAAGCCATTAGAGGCAAAGAGGCCACACTCTCCTCTTCCTAAAGATGGTATGATGGGGATCAGACAGTCTGGGCAAGCAATGGCATCTCCCCAGAGAGTTCAGCTAATGCCACCAGGACCCAGTGGCTCATTCCAAGAGTACTCAGGGATGTACTCAAACCCAAGAGGCATCCATTCTCAAATACCAGAGGTGTCTCCTGTTGGACTTAACCAGCCACCACTGAACGTCACACCAACCATG GGTGCAGACCTCCAGACAAAACCAGATGGCAAGATGACGCAGCCTGTTAATATGGTGCAGTTGCTCACG AAATACCCTATTGTGTGGCAAGGCCTGCTGGCACTGAAGAACGACACAGCTGCAGTCCAGTTGCATTTCGTCTGCGGCAACAAAGCTTTGGCTCATCGATCACTGCCTCTACAAGAAGGAGGCGCATTGCTTAGGATTGTCCAGAGAATGAGACTAGAAGCTTCACAATTGGAGAGTGTAGCCCGAAGAATGACG GGGGACACTGACTTCTGTCTTCTCCTCGCTCTGCCATGTGGACGAGATCAAGACGATGTCCTAAACCAAACTCAAGCTCTTAAGGCCGCTTTCATCCAATACCTGCAGGCAAAGTTGGCTGCTGGTATCATCAATATCCCCAACCCAGGTTCCAATCAG cctGCCTATGTGCTACAGATTTTCCCACCATGCGAATTTTCAGAGAGCCACTTATCCCAGCTCGCCCCCGACCTTCTCAACAGGATCTCCAGCATCTCACCACACCTCATGATTGTCATCACCTCTGTGTAA